In Bufo gargarizans isolate SCDJY-AF-19 chromosome 5, ASM1485885v1, whole genome shotgun sequence, the following are encoded in one genomic region:
- the CBLN2 gene encoding cerebellin-2, with product MDLWGNAAGERRAAAKPLKWEQGFLRVAKVLLSMVLMLLAPPTVSAQNDTEPIVLEGKCLVVCDSSPSSDGAITSSLGISVRSGSAKVAFSAIRNTNHEPSEMSNRTMTIYFDQVLVNIGNHFDLASSAFVAPRKGIYSFSFHVVKVYNRQTIQVSLMQNNYPVISAFAGDQDVTREAASNGVLLHMERSDKVHLRLDRGNLMGGWKYSTFSGFLVFPL from the exons ATGGATCTATGGGGCAATGCCGCAGGAGAGAGAAGAGCTGCGGCGAAACCTCTGAAGTGGGAACAGGGCTTCCTGAGAGTTGCTAAAgtgctgctgtccatggtgctgatgcTGCTGGCGCCACCTACAGTCAGCGCCCAGAATGACACAGAACCCATCGTGCTGGAAGGAAAGTGCCTGGTGGTCTGTGATTCCAGCCCGTCTTCAGATGGAGCAATTACTTCGTCTCTGGGTATATCAGTGCGTTCTGGAAGTGCCAAGGTGGCTTTTTCTGCTATTAGGAACACCAACCATGAGCCCTCTGAGATGAGTAACCGCACCATGACGATCTATTTTGATCAG GTGCTAGTAAATATTGGGAACCATTTTGACCTTGCATCCAGTGCTTTTGTAGCGCCAAGGAAAGGCATCTATAGCTTCAGTTTTCATGTGGTCAAAGTGTACAACAGACAGACTATCCAG GTAAGTCTAATGCAGAATAACTACCCGGTAATTTCCGCGTTTGCTGGGGATCAGGATGTTACCAGAGAAGCGGCCAGTAATGGGGTGCTTCTGCACATGGAGAGATCTGATAAAGTCCACCTAAGACTGGATAGGGGCAACCTCATGGGAGGCTGGAAATATTCGACCTTCTCTGGCTTTTTAGTATTTCCATTATAA